A section of the Labrus mixtus chromosome 15, fLabMix1.1, whole genome shotgun sequence genome encodes:
- the sars1 gene encoding serine--tRNA ligase, cytoplasmic, whose amino-acid sequence MVLDLDLFRTDKGGDPEIIRETQRKRFKDVTLVDKLIAADTEWRKCRFTADNLNKAKNLCSKSIGEKMKKKEPVGDDDSVPEEAQNLESLTADTLSALTVSQIKKVRVLVDEAVEKMDSERIKLEAERFEYLREIGNLLHPSVPISNDEDADNRVERTWGDCSVQKKYSHVDLVVMIDGFDGERGAVVAGSRGYFLKGPLVFLEQALINYALRILYSKKYTMLYTPFFMRKEVMQEVAQLSQFDDELYKVIGKSSEKSDDSAIDEKYLIATSEQPIAAFLRDEWLKPEDMPVRYAGFSTCFRQEVGSHGRDTRGIFRVHQFEKIEQFVYASPHDGKSWEMFDEMIGTAEEFYQSLGIPYRIVNIVSGALNHAASKKLDLEAWFPGSSAFRELVSCSNCTDYQARRLRIRYGQTKKMMDKAEFVHMLNATMCATTRVMCAILENYQTEEGIVIPEKLRDFMPPGLTEIIKFVKPAPIDQEMSKKAKKQQDGGGGGKKKKQGGDLPNAMESMSVNDS is encoded by the exons GCCGCTTCACTGCAGACAACCTCAACAAAGCGAAGAACCTCTGCAGCAAGAGCATTGGGGAGAAAATGAAA AAAAAGGAACCAGTTGGAGATGATGATTCTGTACCTGAAGAAGCACAGAACCTGGAGTCGCTAACAGCTGACACATTGTCG GCCCTCACAGTATCCCAGATCAAGAAGGTGCGTGTGCTCGTGGATGAGGCAGTGGAGAAAATGGACAGTGAGAGGATAAAGCTGGAGGCAGAGCGCTTTGAGTACCTGAGGGAGATTGGCAACCTTCTGCACCCGTCTGTACCCATCAGCAATGATGAG GACGCAGACAACAGGGTGGAGCGTACCTGGGGAGACTGCAGCGTGCAGAAGAAGTACTCTCACGTTGACCTGGTGGTCATGATCGATGGCTTTGATGGAGAGAGGGGCGCTGTCGTTGCCGGGAGCAGAGGTTACTTTCTGAAG GGACCGCTGGTGTTTCTGGAGCAGGCTCTGATCAATTACGCCTTAAGGATCCTATACAGCAAGAAATACACCATGCTCTACACACCCTTCTTCATGAGGAAGGAGGTTATGCAGGAAGTGGCACAGCTCAGCCAGTTTGACGACGAGCTCTACAAG GTCATCGGTAAGAGCAGTGAGAAGTCAGACGACAGTGCCATCGATGAGAAGTACCTCATCGCCACCTCTGAGCAGCCAATCGCAGCCTTCCTGAGGGACGAGTGGCTCAAACCCGAGGACATGCCCGTCCGCTATGCAGGTTTCTCCACCTGCTTCAGGCAGGAAGTGGGCTCGCATGGCCGAGACACCCGCGGGATCTTCAGGGTGCACCAGTTTGAGAAG ATTGAGCAGTTCGTCTATGCCTCCCCACATGATGGCAAATCCTGGGAGATGTTTGATGAGATGATCGGGACGGCAGAAGAGTTTTACCAGTCACTAGGAATCCCTTATCGCATTGTCAACATCGTCTCTG GTGCTCTGAATCATGCAGCCAGTAAGAAGCTCGATCTGGAGGCCTGGTTCCCCGGCTCCAGTGCGTTCAGAGAGCTGGTCTCCTGCTCAAACTGCACCGACTATCAGGCCAGACGCCTCCGCATCCGCTACGGGCAGACCAAAAAGATGATGGACAAG GCGGAGTTTGTGCACATGTTGAACGCAACCATGTGTGCCACCACACGAGTGATGTGTGCCATCCTGGAGAATTACCAAACCGAAGAGGGAATCGTCATCCCAGAGAAGCTCAGGGACTTCATGCCTCCTG gttTGACGGAGATCATCAAGTTCGTCAAGCCGGCTCCTATAGATCAGGAGATGTCCAAGAAAGCCAAGAAACAGcaggacggaggaggaggaggaaagaagaagaagcagggaGGAGACCTGCCCAACGCCATGGAGAGCATGTCCGTCAACGACTCATAG
- the LOC132990234 gene encoding PTB domain-containing engulfment adapter protein 1-like, with the protein MSDISEDDNEISFSLKFLGRVKVGRPGGLQTLDDANQDLKKPQNHNLEKAAKKSKVHFFLTMSGIDILENKTKFLVYSCPLTSISFCAVIPTSPKVFGFVAQNPAADTYYCYLFQSTKFSHVLVSLIGDACRASKTEKNTRGNRDLKVEALRHKNKLLQRENEELKRKLLQQTDA; encoded by the exons ATGAGCGACATTTCAGAAGACGATAACGAGATCTCCTTCTCGTTGAAG TTTCTTGGCCGAGTTAAGGTGGGTCGCCCTGGTGGACTGCAGACCCTGGATGACGCCAATCAGGACTTAAAG AAACCACAGAATCACAACTTAGAAAAGGCAGCGAAGAAGAGCAAAGTCCATTTCTTCCTGACGATGAGCGGGAtagacattttagaaaacaaaaccaag TTTTTGGTGTACTCGTGCCCTCTGACCAGCATTTCCTTCTGTGCCGTGATCCCAACTTCACCCAAAGTCTTTGGCTTTGTGGCGCAAAACCCTGCTGCAGACACGTACTACTGTTATCTGTTCCAGAGCACGAAGTTT TCTCATGTGCTGGTGTCCTTAATCGGGGACGCCTGCCGAGCTtcaaaaactgagaaaaacacCAGGGGAAACCGAGATCTGAAAGTGGAAGCACTCAGACATAAG aATAAACTGCTGCAAAGAGAGAATGAGGAGCTGAAGAGGAAGCTTTTACAGCAGACTGATGCTTAA
- the tmem106c gene encoding transmembrane protein 106C, translating into MGIRMSRSGSSLSLLPDRQSNGRIGEHKDSDNDSLDGMSRREDIAQFPYVEFTGRDSITCPTCQGTGRIPSYQVNELVALIPYSDQRLQPQRTKLYVVLSIVLCFLASSLGAFFLFPRSVVVMDDGIHSVTVQFDTTNQKVLMNMTSTLNLSNPNFFSVSVDSVSCQVFYMKTVIGTQQIHNVTTLLPLSDSQVNYTVSVAIGSSAPYVYAFCTMPSIKVHNIVVLMQTTVKTANMVRTSMNSLEAYRYIDCGSNTTDVQQHLLSSTLSPALSLGTPLL; encoded by the exons ATGGGGATCCGGATGTCTCGCAGCGGCAGCAGCCTGTCACTCCTCCCGGACAGACAGAGCAATGGTCGGATAGGAGAACATAAAGACTCCGATAATGACTCTTTGGATGGGATGAGCAGACGTGAGGATATCGCACAGTTCCCGTACGTGGAGTTTACCGGCAGGGATAGTATAACGTGTCCGACATGCCAGGGCACAGGACGGATACCCTCAT aTCAAGTGAATGAGCTGGTTGCATTGATCCCATACAGCGACCAAAGGCTGCAGCCACAAAGAAC GAAGCTGTATGTGGTCCTGTCAATCGTGCTGTGCTTCCTGGCTTCCTCCCTCGGggccttcttcctcttccctcgCTCCGTCGTTGTCATGGACGATGGGATACACTCAGTCACTGTACAATTCGACACCACCAATCAGAAGGTCTTAATGAACATGACG AGCACGCTGAACCTCAGCAACCCAAACTTCTTCTCGGTGTCGGTGGACAGTGTGAGCTGTCAGGTGTTTTACATGAAGACAGTGATTGGGACTCAGCAGATTCACAACGTCACCACACTCCTGCCGCTCAGTGACAGTCAG GTGAACTACACCGTCAGTGTGGCGATCGGCAGCAGTGCACCCTACGTCTA CGCCTTCTGCACCATGCCCAGCATTAAGGTCCACAACATCGTCGTTCTTATGCA AACCACAGTGAAAACCGCCAACATGGTGCGGACATCCATGAACAGCCTGGAGGCCTACCGCTACATCGACTGTGGCTCCAACACCACAGACGTCCAGcagcacctcctctcctccaccctctcACCTGCCTTAAGCCTCGGCACCCCTCTGCTATGA